Proteins from one bacterium genomic window:
- a CDS encoding zf-HC2 domain-containing protein has product MKPCKQVRPLFIEALYDELDPESRENFRAHLRSCVKCRKAFRKMKRALGVMNQRVRVEPDQQFWDGYYDRLEKRMQQEKPKVAPQWTRWAYRAAAVILLIGIGVILGRFNQFTPGPVTRTKPSTPPVVQAKLEQRTQDFLGRSEVLLLGMVNFNAESDDASAVDITKQKALSQDLIQEASYLKKELSDENDGRLEKLVGDLELILMQIANLEEKEDLPEIELVKNGVDRKGLLLKINLEQMRKGQPRRNSSKVMSHEL; this is encoded by the coding sequence ATGAAGCCATGTAAACAGGTTCGACCTTTATTTATCGAAGCACTTTATGACGAGCTTGATCCGGAGTCTCGAGAAAACTTTCGCGCTCATTTGCGCTCCTGCGTCAAATGCCGGAAAGCGTTTCGAAAAATGAAGCGCGCGCTGGGAGTGATGAACCAGCGCGTCCGTGTTGAACCGGATCAGCAATTCTGGGATGGCTACTACGACCGGCTCGAAAAACGGATGCAACAGGAAAAACCAAAGGTTGCTCCGCAATGGACCCGATGGGCATATCGCGCAGCCGCAGTAATTTTGTTGATCGGTATCGGTGTGATTCTGGGAAGATTCAACCAGTTTACTCCCGGACCGGTCACACGAACGAAGCCTTCTACACCACCCGTAGTCCAGGCAAAGCTTGAGCAGAGGACGCAGGATTTTCTCGGCCGCTCGGAAGTCTTACTGCTTGGCATGGTTAATTTCAATGCGGAATCAGACGATGCAAGCGCTGTGGATATCACGAAGCAAAAAGCATTGTCGCAGGATCTGATTCAAGAAGCATCCTACTTGAAGAAAGAACTGTCAGATGAAAATGACGGACGGTTGGAAAAACTCGTGGGCGATCTCGAATTGATCTTGATGCAGATTGCAAACCTGGAAGAGAAAGAGGACTTGCCAGAAATAGAACTCGTGAAAAATGGAGTGGATCGCAAAGGACTTCTTCTAAAAATCAACTTAGAGCAGATGCGCAAGGGACAACCACGTAGAAACAGTAGCAAAGTAATGAGTCATGAGTTATGA
- a CDS encoding sigma-70 family RNA polymerase sigma factor — MPSNIQTAVMTNEEQILIENVQRGEMAAFQELVEKYKQKVFYMALDMTGNHHDAEDLSQEVFMKVFTAIKDFRGEAKLSSWLYRIAMNTCIDKTRRKHLKIVDIDKKVYEQATNGKNPEQELHARSTQEQIEQALQKLPPRQRSIFVMRHYNELMLREIAEALGISEGTVKAQLFRAIQRLQKELGALGPRQDEFQ, encoded by the coding sequence ATGCCGTCCAACATTCAAACAGCGGTTATGACGAATGAAGAGCAGATTCTTATTGAGAATGTTCAACGCGGGGAAATGGCGGCGTTCCAGGAACTGGTCGAGAAATACAAGCAGAAGGTCTTCTATATGGCTCTCGATATGACGGGGAATCACCATGATGCCGAGGATTTATCGCAGGAAGTTTTTATGAAAGTGTTTACGGCTATTAAAGATTTCAGAGGCGAAGCAAAATTGAGCTCCTGGTTGTATCGCATTGCCATGAATACATGCATCGACAAAACTCGCCGCAAACACTTAAAAATTGTAGATATTGATAAAAAGGTGTATGAGCAAGCAACGAATGGTAAGAATCCGGAACAAGAACTGCATGCCCGCTCGACTCAGGAACAGATCGAACAAGCGTTGCAAAAATTGCCTCCGAGGCAGCGTTCGATATTTGTGATGCGGCACTACAATGAACTCATGTTGAGGGAAATTGCGGAAGCGCTCGGAATTTCAGAGGGAACCGTGAAAGCGCAGCTTTTTCGCGCGATTCAACGATTACAAAAAGAGTTGGGAGCACTTGGCCCCCGACAGGATGAATTCCAATGA
- a CDS encoding Hsp20/alpha crystallin family protein — MRKRFLLCSAQGFGNLVWQPLADIYRIGNGWLVKLDLAGIRLEDVEIKTKGNCLTIEGIRRDFQEEESHNYYAMEISYNRFRKSIELPVQLEHAEIKLDYRDGMLLIRIEQEVNKND, encoded by the coding sequence ATGCGAAAGCGATTTCTTCTCTGTTCGGCTCAAGGATTCGGAAACCTCGTCTGGCAGCCTCTCGCTGACATTTACCGGATCGGGAACGGTTGGTTGGTCAAACTGGATCTTGCCGGTATCCGCCTGGAAGACGTCGAGATAAAAACCAAAGGAAATTGCCTGACGATCGAAGGAATCCGGCGGGATTTTCAAGAGGAAGAATCTCACAACTACTACGCGATGGAGATTTCCTATAACCGTTTTAGAAAATCGATCGAGTTGCCTGTGCAACTTGAGCACGCCGAAATCAAACTCGATTATAGAGATGGAATGCTTTTGATACGAATCGAGCAGGAGGTTAACAAAAATGACTGA